In Miscanthus floridulus cultivar M001 chromosome 8, ASM1932011v1, whole genome shotgun sequence, the sequence CACGGCGACCGGGACCGGCTCCGGCACGGCGAGCACGAGTACTCCATCAACGAGACGCCGGCGTTCCGGTTCCGCACCCCGTCCGCGCGCGTGCTCCGCCTCATCCTCTGCAGCGTCCAACGAGCTTCTCCTCCTGTCGTCGATTTGGGTCGAGGAGAGAGACATACACATTTTTAAGTGCCCTCTCACCTCCGATGCAAAATTGGTCTTCCCATTGCCTACTCTTTTGGAGACCGTTTCTTCGATGTGAAATAGGTATTTTGGGGATGCGTCGCGGGATGCATGGCGTGCTGGAGACAGTCTTGCAGATGAGGAGGTTACAAGAGCGGTTAATTACATTACATAGGCCTGCCATGCATGCTTCACTCAATGTCGTGGCAATAGTAACACTGAACAACAGTAATTATTTAGAATAATTAACTGGCAGCTGGACCGCCTGTCCTCCTGACAAAACTAAAATATATATTTACACATGCGAAAAAGAGAGCAAAAGGAAAAACAGTTGCCAAGAATGAACCGAAGAAGAAGGAAACCATTGCCAATCACCAACCAAACTGTTGGCCGGCCGACAGATTAAGGCGAGCCGGACTCATCTGCAGGCTGCGCGGCGGCTACAACGGCGGTCGGCGCGCGGCATGTCGGGCAGGAGGAGCGGCGGCCCCCCGCGAGCCAGCGCTCGATGCATCGGGCGTGGAATCCGTGGCGGCAGGCCGGCATGACGCGCACGGCGTCCCCGTCTGCGAACTCGGCGAGGCAGATGGCGCACTCGGCCGCGGTGCCCGCCAGCTTGGTGCCCGCCGCGGAGTACACCAGGGCAGGTGGCGGGGGCGGGGCCGCCTCCAGCTCCACGGGCGGCTTCTCCGGGTCCTCCACCGacacgccgctgccgctgctgatGCTGTTGCCCGGATGGTCACCAGagccggcgccgcggcggcgggcgcggcggagcAGGTAGCGCACGGCGGCGTTGAGCGCGAGGCCGAGCGCGAGCGCGGCCAGCAGTGCGGCCAGGATGACGGCCATGTTGCTTGCGAAGTCGCCGGCGCCGGAGTAGGGGCCCCAGCGGTTGGTGGCGATGCTGCTGGCGGCGGCCGCGCCGTGGTGGCTGGTGCTGCTGTTGGTGCTGGGCTCCGACAGCTGGTGGTCGTGGTCCTGGTCAGCCAGCCCCTGcgtcgccatggccatggcgtcGCTAGCTGAGGGTTGATTGCCTAGCAAGCGGATAGACTGTGGGAGTGGAACTGACTGAGTGGCCGAGGCCCGAGGCTGTGAAGGAATGAATGGATGGATCTCCCAAGGGCCAAGGTATGCCTGAGGTGTACTAGGGCCTGGCTCTGTTCGCTGGCCGGAAAAATGGAGAAACGGTGGGTGAAGGTGAAAGGGAAACCAACACCATCAGTCCATCACCAACGGATCGAGGGAGCAGACCAGGGCACCACCAGGCAGGTGACTGCTGCATCAGCCTGCAGGAGAGGGAGGGGATGAGGGTGACGTGGCACTGGCACGCAGCCTTTTACATGTGGGCTGTTGCAGCTTTCCCCTGATTGTCCGTTCCTTCTCCAGCTGCAAATCCAAGCCGACCGCATACGGATGGATACCAACGATACTAAATTTATTTTCGTATATCTATTTAGACTCAGACTAGGATACAGATAACGTTAGCTATGTTGAATATGATAtgattagatatcgacatcataaatatacgatttgagtattcaaATACGGATACGCGATACCGGATATTGGATATCTAGTTATAGCCGAACGTCTCCTCTAAACATCGCGGGGTTCACTCGTTGCTAACTCTAGCAGCAAATAAAGTCCATCAATCGTAGAAACAAAATAATTCAGGAGATAAACTAATCAGAGATATTTATCCACGTTCATGTAAGGAAAGAAAGAGACTAAAAAGCTGACATGTAACTAAAGCAGAGATATTTCTGAAAAAAGGAGCTCTATGCAATATATAAAACTAATCTGTTAGGAGACTccaaatagaaaccatgtgccgCTAATATATTTGGATCAAAGGACTCTCAAAGAAAATTTGGAGGaataaattccaaaaaaaaaaaaatcagttcaAAGTGTTTGGAACGATTGGAATGTTGAGTTCCTTTCTAGAGGAAAAAAAATCATACAAGTACAAAACATAGGAAATAAAACATCCAGGGAAAGAATTTTTGCTCTTCCCCTTTTACTATATATATGCTTGCTCATGTTCTTGTACTGTTTTCCCTCCATTCCAAACGGCTCAAAGTATCCATTTCTGTGTTTTGAAACTCTATAAATTTTTACTATTCGTTTTATCTTCCTTTTGAGTATTTGTTTTCATTTCTCTGTTTTATATTCCTTTGTTCTAAACAGACCTGCCTACTTGTGTTTTTAGCATCCATCACGCACAAATTGATCAGTTTTGTCGTTCAACTCCTTCGGTGATTACCAATATACCACCTCGATCAAAAGAAAGTATCAAAATTGATTACCTGCAAAAAGAAAGTATCAAAATTGATGCATTTTATATATGGCCCAACGCAACTCAATTATTATATAATAATATGTTGAGGAATCTGTATATAGTAGCAAAACTTAATTTGCTAAAGGCCAACTGAAAATAAAGGGCGGATCGGATCGGGTCTCGTAGGGAGGGCCGACATGAAAAGATGACCGCAACAGTTTAGGATCTTATCTCGTCACGCTCATCGATACTACAAGGTACCTTTATTTTATTTTCAGTTTAGGATGGGGTGTCACGGTGTTAGCTAGCCCGGGCAAATTTAACCGAGAACCGAAAATTGAACCGAAAGAACTGGAACTGAAAAATTCGGTTCCTTATTCGGTTCCTGATATtgaggaaccgaaataaccgaagaaaattcagttcctactctcggttaaccgaattaaccgaaagaaccgaattacatgaattatacttcacttatttgtattttgtaggattatgtttggtttatgtgtagtgttttatatttgaactgctatatatttgtgttactatattgctattgttttcttatatattattactattaaaaatgaatatagtgttgcataaatttaccttagaacaagtatatttattattgtcttgaggtcttctgaaaaaattcggttagttcggttagaaccagaaccgaaccgaaataatCGAGAACCGAAATGCTCGGTTCCTAAATTTTTTTTGGAACCGATCAGTTCCCGTTTTCTAGGAACCGAATTTCATTAATAACCGAAGGaaccgaaccgaaaccgaaccgagaaCCGAATGCCCACCCTGAGTGGTAGCCCTATCGTAGGCGGGGGGAGCGTCATGACCAGGGTCGAGGAAGACTCCATTTCAGGTGTAAGGGTTAAAAAACCCGAGCGATGATCGTCCTTAAAACACTTGGTTGTTCCGTAGATAGATTAAAAAAATGTTTATACATTGAAGGCAAAATTTGCTACAGGACAATGAAAGTGACGTTGTGTTGAGGCCGATATTGAAAAAAGTTTAAATAgttgtttttttagaaaatagaatataTTAATATTCTAGCTTCTGCATCGATCCATGCATATAGTTGTTCCTTATTACATACAAGAATAAAACGGTCCAGGGaatttcaaaaataaagttttgaGCCATAGCGAAAACATAAGCTTTAAAAAAAACATAACTAAAAGGCAAGTCTGTTGCTGAATCGCCAGCCGTATCTAGCAAACTCCTCCATCGTAATTGTCTCAATAGATCTACATTCTATCTTCATCGAATGGCGATCCTCCTCCTTTTGTAGTAGGGACCAGAACATGGCCCAGTAAGTCCCCCTAAAGATAATCTGCAAGTAAGATGGTGTTAAGATCTTGTCAAACACAATGTCATTCTGAATTAACCAAATCACCCAACATATAGCACTTGCACCCACAAGAATTTAAGATTTCAGTTTCCTATTTACCCCATCCAACCAACCTGTAAACAAATTCTGTACACTAGTTGGAGGTATTAGATTAAAAGAAACCTGAACAATTCTCCACATGAATTCAGTATAATGacagtgtttacaccaaaatttgggaagaagaatgtagaaactcgaagcttctaagattgagTCATCAAGAAAtagattgcataaggatcgatatcagctgattcagatgcggcactaggatcggctctcttcggatgacatcagcagataacgccaatgagctacggttggccttggaaaagacatgtcgaactctacaaaaagagaaggattagggtccaagttatcttaaattagaaatattTTCTCTTAATACCAAAAgttataatgagtcgtacttgagtaggattcatgcttaggttctggatataaatattggaccctagctattataaaaaaattatccaattaattaataccaattactttttcggctttacgtcaacccttaggagtaggagtagtgtagatctcgatgagttcttcaacaagcagggctacatcggtccggtcgacctccggtttgtttgtaagtaccatcatggcttatacttctgtttgtaaggctgcatcggtccggccgaccgcttgtgagctctagtataagctagttattgatccttatctagttcaagtacggctgcatcggttaagtttgacctccactgctcgaattaggttaaggtcaagttatcggctctatctaagggtggcattcttcggatagattcattaagttatcgatcttactgatgttcttattatcattagttttagcaatatcaacctgctcgatcgagattgatctagatcggcctcacatccttttagtttATCGTTTATTTTGTTACATCGCGACAGTCTTTgctttaaacgatggattatgtttcatcggtggttctacttcgatcttgatcgtgcatagtacgcagttaatgcatgtttgatcttgagaaggtttactagctagttgaatctggtctatagctcccTATTATGGATGTAacaatccggtcgatccccattattagtactttagatcggaggatgctggctggtagatttgctttcgaccagacATGACCCTAGCTATTtgctatgtctgcatcggctaaatagctgattgcTCGTACTTTAACGCTTACATCATGTTTTCATGAtcttgttaaatgtgaatagatctgtttgttttaaaggtttaatttgttgtctttatcatggctgccatcgattcggtcgaaccccactgttaaggataataGGCTAGGTCTGATGAAtttatagatctgtccatgttaaatagttgattgttcatatgctgtaatcccttttccacctgaatcggctatttcagccgattcgcctgtgctttcacacgtGTAGCATGTCTTTCATAAACCTATCAACGTATAAATGATTTTAtgtattctttggctttagtttgttgttattattatagctgcatcgatccggtcgaacctcactgttaatagtaacagattagattcagagcgtttataaattcatttgtactagacagtcgatttgttcgcatgttatatcctttctcattaaACTTATCGGCTTAATGCTTTACACCGGTTATATCTATCTAGCCAATGATGTTACTTATATTTTGGCgcgttactataaaatcaatcacgacccgcgagctttacagtccttaacagtcgatttcttctcgtatcggctatttagtcgattttcccgtttGGCTGcttccgaagcggcacacttggaattgTCTGGGCAAactgacatgttccaccttaaattactgataaactttctctcattgtcaattgtagatcaaattgactggcaggCCTTTGGAAATTCgtagggtcgactggtcctgcattgaagccaagcggatctccagctttgctccatcaagcagatccttccagcTTACTGCGTGTTGACACATTTTTGTGCCGACAGACAGTCAAAGAGTAAATATTATATGGACTCATTTGAAGTACAGAAATAACACCTCCTATCTCCTTGCCACTGTCgtctctgaaaggatcaagatatctaagaggggggtgaattgggctaattctaaatttttgcaataattaagccctacacttagcccatttcaccccttgtgtctagaatgtgtttctattgttctctcgtacaaaagttttgcacctagTTTTCAATActactctaacatggcaattctaggaatgtaaagacataaaatgaattgctcaaatataaatgctcaaagtaaagagagaaaaagaaacacgacgatgttttccaaggtatcggagagtcgccactccacactagtccttgttggagcacccgcgtaagggtgtagctcccccttgatccgcacaaggatcaagtgatctctacgggctgattctttgacactccgttacgatgaatcgcccacaaccgctcacaacgtgacttgggtcatccacaagctccgccggatgatcaccaagctcccaatcaccaccgagccatctaggtgatggcgatcaccaagagtgacAAGTacaaactcttacttgaccaagataagcctaatgagaaaagtggaagcacacttgctactccctatgcactaataaggtccttaatcttggattaacaAATCTTAATCACTCCACcgggctcttgctctcccttgcactctaaaggtgtttctcagctgaacaaatgggcaagagacctcccatgaATAAGTAGAGTAAATATTTATACCCTCTCATTCAAAATATAACGTTTggaggttgagtcagcactctgTGGGTTAATCGAACGCTCTGGtcagggtgatcggatgctccggtcagttatacCCGCCACTATATCAGAGAGAGCTGTTAAgctctgaccagactctgaccagcgtctggtcagcacccaCCGAACACGTCCAGTCAAGAAAAAGCCtatctagaacctctctggagtagACCAGACGTAAGCACCCCAACATTCGGTCAGCactcaccgaacgcgtccggtcaaggaaaagcctctctagaacctctctggaatggaccggacgtaggcaacccagcgtccggtcagcacccactcagcatctggtcagtaccagacgactgtagttgatcaaatgaactgaccggactcaccctccagcgttcggtcacaacaagaccagcgtccggtcagtcatttgaccctccatataaatcatatgtgaatgaagttgacttctactGATCTTAGGGTTATTCCTAAGCTAtttagtgctaagtttgacaagtgtgcaccacacctattctattagactcacctaggtcaagccactagtccatacccccttaatagtacggccaaaggaaaaacaaagtcctaaactagtccgtccttaaccttgtcgtccatcctttaaaaatcaaaatgattttcatagacaggggcatgacaaccatgattgcccaatcaatttccattaccatgacctaactcaaattgcctctgcaaaacacacgttagtcatagtaatctcatatcatcattaatcaccgaaacccaactagggacctagatgctttcagcctcGCTAAATTATCTATTGTTAAAATTACTCCCTTGTACAAGTACCACATGAAAACTTTGATTTTGAGAGGTAGTTTAAGTTTCCAGATTAAAGTACTATACGGTATAGCTTGTGTTCCTAACAAAGTTATGTACATGGAGTTGGCTGAGTATAGCCCATTATGATGTAGCCCCCACACAAAGCGATCTCTTTGGTTCGTTAGTTGTACATCTACAATCATGGCCACCACTTCATGCCATGCTCGCAAATTCGCACCCATCAGAGATCTTCTAAAGGCTACATTTAATGGCGTCGTAGCCAACACTGGCCttggctctgttcgcttgagcttatcagctagaatcagCCAACCAGAaaatagtgtttttttctcacaacaaatcagtcatacAAATCAGCCGGAGCCAAAATAAGTCTAGCCGAACAGACCCCTTACATTCGCATTTTTTCTTCTCACAATGTTATATAGTGCAGGGAAGAGCGATTTTAGAGGGCACGGTCTTATCCATGAATCCTCCCAAAAAACGCACTTGAGACCCATCACCTAGATCAAACTTACCCATCGAGAGGAACTCCCCCTTGACCTTCATGAGGCCAGCCCAAAACTGAGAATCCCCTGACATGTATTGAACCTGTGTTAATGTTTTGTCCCTTAAATATTTATTGGTAAGTAATTGTTGCGAGACCCGTCTCCATTAATTAGTATAAAAAGCCATTTACTTAGGAGACACTTACTGTGAACATCTAAATTTAAGACTCCCAACCTTCCTTGGTCTTTGGGTATACAAACTACCTCCCATTTCGTCAATCTATATTTTTTCTTGTGTTCATCACTCGTGCCAAAAAAAAATCGAGATCCAAGTTTAAATAGTTGCTAGACACTCTTGTTCGCAACAAGATTGCTACTCGATCTCCATCCGTTTCAAATGCAATACGTTTTTTACTCTTCTAGATATATTACTTTTGTTATGCATTTGGATATCCGCtgtgtctagatatatagtaaaatcaATATGTCTAAAGAAACTAAAAAAGTCTTACAATTTGGAAGAAGGCAgtgcttttttttaaaaaaacacacacacacaaaccagGAGAGAGGACGTGTATAGATCGTCGTACGGTCCTGATGCCAACGTGTGACGGACCACGAGGACATGAGAGGCAGCAGCACGCCGTTGATGTGAGCCTTGAGTGGAGATTTTGGTTTTGCACGGGAAGTATATAGTGTAGGCACAGTATATAGTGTAGACAATATATACTACAACGTACGAAAAATccaattgcatgcatgcatgggcccGGTGATCACACAGCTAGCGAGCTATCGAAATGATGAGGGGTATGCTTGAATGATGGCAGATGGGGCTGCATGCATTGCCTCGTCCATACCATGCATAATTCCATCACATGGATGCGCAGAGCCGTCTCCCCAAATTTCTAAGGGTAGTTAGACCGTCTCCAACAGCGTAGACATAACGCGATCCATGCCAAAAATATGTCGTACACAGTATTTTAGTGGCAAAAAAACAGACTCCAACAGAGTAGGCAAACACATGATCCATTTTAGGTCGGAGGCGACGCGGAAtgcaggcacaagcaagaccaacctacCACTCTCTTGTCTCGGGgttcaggtccccgtccaaacttggactccaagtccctgctcctgagtcccagactcagtgcggtgcttagacctccaccatcaccacctccaatcagtcggtccggaaagagccggaacccatgacaagaaagTGACAAgtctttccgctcccataagcaaatatatgctcaggataataagtctgtgacctgactaccatccacagcaacggacaatCCTTAACtgacacgaacagggaaaacagtgtaaccaagctatgccccgttggccgcgggacacacccaccaatacccgtaccatatcattctccggtctccatttttctttcacaatttGATTATGAGagcagtaataataatcacctactgTGAGTAACGGCATGTTACTCACACTatcgaaaaacctaagcataacagctactcgacctaagctagtaagactcataggtaggtatatctatgcatgtaattTCAATAAtaagcctgtaacgtaaatgcacatcacacacacacacacacacacacacacacacacacacacacacacacacacacatatatatatatatatatatatccaatgattatttaaaataagggttatgcaccgaggcttgccttgagcAGGTGAATCGTCAGCTATGTCAGTCGTCGGTGGCTCCGAGGCTTCCTCCTgtacgaggacctcctcctcatactcctcaatcacctcctcgtaTTCCTACTCTCCAGCGGTCACGAACTCCATCAACGCGTTCTCTACATACATGCAATGATGATATAACACTTAGCATTTTtgcaacagcagctcttaaattatatattcactaagttgctaagctaactctaatgactaaggtgctAAGCTACCCATCTTTTTCATTAAACAAGCACgaaacattcaagtattatcttagcaacaaaAATACATTTCTTACTTTGTTTACGAtttcatatatactaaaacaaggagtacttagctaccatatttctcaacctattctaaggctacaaaaattacagtgagcacataataatataatgaacctactgtaaaaatttcatggccaaagctattaccaatttgccacaaaaattcctacaattattaatttaAATAACATTaaacactttcaaatgatttaataaaccttagcatcaacatagacatgtataaactaaccatattatcagatagacaacatttttagaAACTCAACAAGATTTATtacacaatttttggacacttataagaattgatattaattatcaaagatcaat encodes:
- the LOC136470800 gene encoding RING-H2 finger protein ATL79-like → MAMATQGLADQDHDHQLSEPSTNSSTSHHGAAAASSIATNRWGPYSGAGDFASNMAVILAALLAALALGLALNAAVRYLLRRARRRGAGSGDHPGNSISSGSGVSVEDPEKPPVELEAAPPPPPALVYSAAGTKLAGTAAECAICLAEFADGDAVRVMPACRHGFHARCIERWLAGGRRSSCPTCRAPTAVVAAAQPADESGSP